The nucleotide sequence ctggaactcacagagatccacctgcctctgcctccccagagctgggcttaaaggcgtgcgccgccgccgccgccaccaccaggttggcttttttttttttttttaatgtccattTATAGATGGGGAAATACTAGACTCGGGGTGTTAAATAAATCACCAAAGACCACACAGTAATAAGGGGACAGAGTTCATCCCTTGGCTGCAAAAACGGAATTTTTACCACTGTGTCTTCGGACTCCTCAGAATCTGGGTTTAGTGCATTTTCTGGGTCTCCtttctgttatattttctttttaaacgtGTCTAGTTCTGAATGAAGTATTATTTCCCATTAATGCTGTTATATTGTGTCCATTTGTTTTCCATGGCAATAGAAAAACCTTCACACACACCTCATCCCACCAAGTTCAACCAGTTAATCCGCTTTGCACAGAGGTAGGACAGACTTCCGCCAGGTGGGGGCGCTGTGACACATTCTCACTCCAGGACAGCAGGCTACTGAGCCCAGAGCCTCTGTAGAGAGCAAGGATTCACCAGCACAGACATGTATCCAAGGACGCGTCAGATTATTTGACGCCATGTGCATTCATTCCTCCAAAGAACTCTGGATGAACTTCAATAACCAGAAGTTCGTGCTTCTGGTTCTTGGTCCACACTGCCACCTTTGAGAGCCAGGTCTGTGGGGGAAAGCAAGCTCGTCCACCTTTGAGAATCTGTCTCCCTCATCTGCAGGGACAAACAGCAAAGGAGCTTGGATCACGGCCTCTAATGCCAGCTCGTCCACGGGCAGCTGCCTGGTCCTGAGCCATCAATGACCCATCTGAGCTTGGGCAGCTGGGAAATTAGAGATGAAAGATGCCAAAATCCAAGTCCACAACTAGAAACCCAAAGCTAGACTGTCCCCTCCCCTGAGTCGAGGGGAGAGAGCCCAGGAGTCCCTACCCAGAATCCACGCCTCCTTCACACCTGAAGAGTCGCTACGGCTCCAAGTTCTGGCACAGCCTGGATTGAGCCGGTGGGATGGAGAAGCCTGAGGCTACCCTAGAGGCGTGTTTTGCCCCTCACCGCGCTGGGCGCCGGCCTCCCACCGCagtcagtttctctttctctttgcgaTCCCCTCGGGCCATTGTACCGAGGAGCAGGTCTCTGCCAATCGAGGGGACAGCGGGTAGGAGGGAAGGTGGGCAGGAGCCTGCTGGGCTCGATCGCCCAGAGCCCTCCCATTCCgggggctgaagcaggaagagggTGGGGCCTGCACTCACATGGCCCAGGAGGTCACTCGCATTTCTGGGGTCTCCCAAAACCGGAGCCTAGACACAGGAAATGCAATCCCAGCGCGTGGGGCCCAGAGCTGGGATGGGACCAACCTGCCCGGGATGCCGGCGTCGCAGACCCTACTCACCAATCAGGTACCGCTGGCCCCGCTACTCCAAGATTTCCCCTGCAGTCTCTTCCTGGGGGCCCCCATTGTGCTATGTGCTGGGCCTCTCCTCCAGGTCCCCAACCCTgcgactcctctctctctccatgatcCTCTGTAGCCCCCTCTCCCTTCGAGGGTCCCACGGTTGCCTCGTAGCTGCTTTTACACTGGCCCCCTGGCACCCCTCTCCATATCTCCCATATTTCTTCCTCTTAAAACTCCTCCTCAGGCTGGGGCTGCTCGTCCGTGGGTCTTTCCGCTGATCCCGGGCTGGGCTGTGCGTCTGAATTTAAAGAAAAGTCCATGGAAGCGAACTTTGGAGCACTTTCGATGGATGTTCTAGGCTCTCCATGCTGTTCTAACCCAATCTCGGGAGAAGAGGGGGCCACTCTGATGTGAATCACCTTTCCCGAAGTAGCCTCCCCGGGAAAGAAAGAGTGAAAAGAGAAGTCCCTCAACACACCCACTTCCTGGATGGCCACTGTGACCCCTCACAACCACACCATTCAGATAACGTTTGAGAAAGAGAATAAGAGTAGGGGGCGGGGATGGCACTGGGGAGATTGGCGCTTCAGTCAGGAACGGTTTCTGCTTCCacggaggacccaagttcaattcccacaatCAGTTGCATCTCCAActtcaggggatccaaggccCTCTCCCGACCTCCAGGCATCCCAACATGCACATATTCTTACACACGCACAAGTACGCGTATCCAATGTCAAGAGATgtaaacagccgggcggtggtggcggcgcacgcctgttatcccagcactcgggaggcagagcctggtggatctctgaggccagcctgagctacagaatgagttccagagctacgcagagaaaacgttttaaaaaacctaaataaataaatagacataagcctgtgtgtgtgtgtatacgtatatatgtatacatatatacatatgaatatgaaAGTTACACCCCCAAACTGCCTACTCCCACAGGTGACTCTCACTGATTTCTATCCCCTCTCCTGGTGCTTTTGATCTCGATTAAAGAATTCCTTGGACGGCTCATGTGTAAGTAGAAGGCCGGTCCAGTCAGTGCCAAGAAGATGGAGGCATGAGAGTGGTCGGCAACCAGAGACCACTGGCCCTCCTGCACCCCAAGCAGCCATGTgtaggggggtggggagatgcAGGCTTTCAAGGCTagtacttttacctgctgaatcaTCTTCCTGGCCCATAGTGGGGTTCCCCTCCTCCCCGTCTTTAGAACGTTCACCTTCTCCTGAGCAACTTGATTCTATCTAGTGATGGATAGACCTGTACAGAGGACCGTCAGGAGAGGCCTCAGCAAGGCATATCACAGAaaagcatgtctttaatcttCCACAGAAAGATTCCCTGAAGCCAGGTATAGGCACTTATCTGTTAATAGCCTTGGCCCATGGGTGGCCTTGAAACCAGGCCGGGATGTCACCTCTCCTCCCTGTGACAGAGATAAGACTCTTTCTTCTGACCAGGGGTTGATTGAAGTGTGGGTCTTCCGGCCTTTTGTTCTCCAGGCTGCTGACTGTGAGGGAGGGGTCCAGGCTGATTCCCTCCACTAACTCTTAACCATTGTCCTAACAATATCGGGGACCAACTGGTCTACCAGGCATCCAGTTCTTTCCCACCAAGCTCTATGATaggggatctctgcctcctggttttGGGTTGTTACTGTGTTGTGGgattttgtggtggtggtggtggtggtggtggtggtggtggtggtggtggtggtagtgatgatggtaGTTTGGCTGCTTTTGgctttttttcagacaggattttGCTATGAAGCtttggctagccttgaactcactatatagatcaagcAGGACTCAATCTTATAATAGTCTCCCCCTGTTCCTGCTCCCCAAAGGCTATAGTTACAGGCTTGGGCTTACCCTGTCTATTAAATGGGAACATTTCCTGCAGGGTCATGGAAGGATTTTTATGAGTTCAGACCCAAGAAATGCTGAGACAGTAGATTGTCTATGTGAAGGTAGGAATTTCTCtgacaagatctctctctctctctctctctctctctctctctctctctctctctctctctctgtgtgtgtgtgtgtgtgtgtgtgtgtgtgtgtgtgtgtggttgtatacATGTGCTCACATCTGggagccagaggttgatgtccagtgtcttcctcagttgcacCCCGCCTTATTTCTTTGAGTTAGGACCTTTCAGTGAAACAAGCTTGTGGATTCCAGTTGGCTGGCCAAAGAGCTcctggggtcctcctgtctccgctACCCCAACTCTGGGGTTATAGATGCACACCCCTGTGCTTGGCTTTTACATCTGCTCTGAGAACTGGGACTTGGGTGTAAGCACTTTATTACTGAGTCATAGCTCGAGTACCATTTCCTGGATTTTTAAAACCTCCGTACTCGATAGAGGTGTCGAGTCAGGAAGGAGCTGGGGTGAAATGCTAAACGTTATTATTCCTCAGGGTTGGAAGAGTTCTGCACCTCCCGAGTTCTCAGGTAGGGGCTCCGCTGGAAGGACCAGCCCTGGGACGCGGGTCGGAGGGGACTGCTCCGACGGCagcattttctctcctttcccccatcTTCCCGCTTGCGGGAACTGTCAAAGGTCGACGTGAGGCGGTGTCTCAGGGCTCCGGGGGCCTTGTTCTGCTTGGAGTCCCTCCCGGGCACGCGCTGCAGCTTGTTTTCTCCCTCATGCCTGCAGAAACCCGATAAAGCTGTTGTATCAAAGAACCTTCTACTTCCACTTTAAGAACCTACGCTTCGCCAACAGCCGGAACAACACCTTCTTGTGCTACGAAGTGAACGGGATGGAGTGCGACGAACTCGTCCCCCTTTACCAGGGGGTCTTCAGAAAAGAGGTATTGGGGTCGGaggtgcagctcagttggtagactgtttACCTAACGTGCAcggagtcctgggtttgatccgtGGCGGCCCCAGAAAAcccaggcacagtggctcatacctgtaatcctagctctcaggaagGCTGGCAGTGCAAGATCATCCTGGGTGATGTAGaggctggggccagcctgggtgatGTGAGATcttctccaaacaaacaaatcaataaatgccAAGGGGCTGCAGAGGCATggagaagaccagagtttggatcccggGCATCCATGTAAAAGCCGGGTGGACATAGAGGGCAGCTACAATCCTAACctatgggaggcagagcccgggaAGTGCCAGGGCAAGCTGGCTCACTGAGCTAGGTGAGGCATTGAGCTCTGGGTACAGTGGGGGACCCTGCCTCAATGTGGAGAGTGAACAAGAAAAACAtccagtatcaagttctagcctCCACATATACATGCTCCAGCACACGTGTGTTCCCacacatgggaacacacacacacacacacacacacacacacacaatctaaataAATAGATTGCTCAGGCTCTCCTCAACCCATTGAGAATATAGAATGATTAatgtggctgggcatggtggtgcacacctttaatcccagcattcaggaggcagaggcaggaggatctctgagttcaaggccaccctggtctacagagccagctccaggaaagccagggctacacagagaagcactgtcttgaaaagccaataaaataaaattttagaggaAACAAAATGACTTGTGTGTTGCGTACATGCTGTAAATGTTAACTCAGATGAGCCACATTTCAAGACTCGGTAGCTACCCACGGCCAGCTAAGGGAACAGCAGATGATAACTAGCCGCCCAGTGGACCAGGCTACAGGAGGGCTTAGTACTACtgagagatgccagggagacgCAGAACGGATGTGGGCTTAGTAGCCAAACCTGGAATGGTGAGGGATGCAAAATTAACAAAGGAGGACggggagggatggagacacaGAACCAGTCCAgtgccaggttcctgcctccacacgcggcctgcccctcccctcccatcatgggttccccctttctttcccagGATGACATCCATGCTGAAGAATGCTTCCTCGACTGGTTCCACGGCCAAGTGCTGGAAGTGTTGTCCCCTAGCAAAGAGTACAAGATCACCTGGTATGTGTCCTGGAGCCCCTGTGGCAGTTGTGCCGAGCAGGTGGCCAGGTTCCTGGCCACCCACCGCAACCTGAGCCTGGCCATCTTCAGCTCCCGCCTCTACTATTTTTGGGACCCCCACTACCAGCACAAGCTTCACAGGCTGATTCAGGCGGGAGCCCAGATAGCTGCCATGGACTTCCCAGGTGAGGGGTGGGCGTCAGGGCTGCAGGAGGGCCTGTGGGTCTGCCACACAGTGAAGGGGGAGCAGCCGGGGAGCCAGCCTTGAGGGACTGTGGAGAGCCCTGCTGGCGCCTGactgccttctctcctcttctgtctcagAATTTAAAAAGTGTTGGAACACCTTTGTGGACAATGGCGGCAAGTCTTTCAGGCCTTGGAAGAAACTTAAAATCAATTTTAGGTTCCAGGATTCCAAGCTCTGGGAGATTCTCAGGTGAGGGGCTTTCTTATGCCGGGccacctcctctcttctccctcctcccagacctcctctttctctggggcATCTTTACCCACAAGGCTCTTCCCACCCCGTAACCTGGTGTCTCCGATCATGACATCATGATTTAGCAGAATCCTCTTGCTAAACGGAAACAAATTGGTGTATGCGTAAGCATGGAGGTTGTAAGGTAGAGACTCCAAAAAGGCAGCCTGGAGGaggtgaagagatggctcagcagttaagaacagtggctgctcttcctagaggacctgggttcaattcccagcgcccacgtGGCTGCTCAGAACTGGACATAACTCCAGTCCACGGAAATCCagaaccctcacacagacacacatgcaggcaaaacaccagtgcacgtagaaaataaattttattttattttattttatttttttataaaagacagccgctgcagtggtggcacacatctttaatcccagcactggtgaggcagaggcaggcggatctctgtgagttcgaggccagcctggtctacagatcaagttctaggacaaccagggctacacagagaaaccctgtctttatttttatttatttatttatctattttggttttttgagacagggtttctccgtgtagctttgcacctttcctggaactcatttggtagtctaaggctggcctcgaactcacagagatccgcctgcctctgcctcccatgtgcaagaattaaaggtgtgcgccaccaccacctggcaaaaccctgtctttaaaaaaaaaaaaaaaaaaaaatgcagcctgAGTGTTCACAGGAAGGAAGATGCTGTCAGATTCCCAGCTGCCAGGATGTTACCCACCAGATGCTACGCCAGCCCGCTGTGCCCTCTCCAGGTCCAAGAGGCTGATGGGCAGTTTTTTTCTGAGGCTCTCCCCTGGCTTGTAGATGGTCCCTTCTCGTTGGGTCTCTGTGTGCTGTGGGCCTCCTTTCCTAGCATCCCTCTGTCcagattccctcttccctttgTAAGGCTTGGATTAGGACCCATCTAAATGGTTCCATTCTGAGTCCTAAGGCTTagggccttgaacttgggctCCTTACCGTAAGAGACTTCTTTGTGGATGGAGAGCGCAGAGTTGTCAGGGGCCCAGGAGAATCCCTGAGCACgccctgacaccctcttccattTAGACCTTGCTCCACCCTGGACCCCTCCCCATTGTCCCCTCACCCTGTCAAATATCTGTCTGATGTCTCCCAGAGATGAAGTTCTGGGGGGGTGCAGGTGAGCCATGGGGACTGGACAGAGAGGAATGGTGGAATATATACTTACATAAGAGtcggggacggggggggggggggggggggggggggggtgtgaggaACAAGGCGGGTAAGAGTAGAGGCTGGTAAGgcggttcagtgggtaaaggtcctTGTCATACAAGCCTTGCcacatgagtttgatccctgaaacccacataagggaggaaggagagaaccaactcgaCCAAGTTGCGCTCTGACCTCCAGACTTGTTAGGCCATGGCAGATACACACCTACGTcatacgcacacacatgcaccacacacaaataataatgataCAAGGAATAAacactggttggttggttggttggcgtttttggtttttggttgttttttttgagacagggtttctctgtgtagctttgagccttcctggatctcgctctgtagaccaggctggcctcgaactcacaaagatcctcctggctctgcctcctgagtgcgctgccaccacccggctggtttttttttgttttgttttttttgttttgtttttggtttttctttctttctttttttcttttttttttttggtttttcaagacagggtttctctatgtagctttgcgcctttcctggaactcacttggtagcccaggctggcctcgaactcacagagatccgcctggctctgcctcccgagtgctggggttaaaggcgtgcgccaccaccgcccggcttgtttttggtttttcgagacaagaattttctctgtgtagcttcgcgcctttcctggaactcacttggttgcccaggctagcctcgaactcacagagatcctcctggctctgcctcccgagtgctgggattaaaggcgtgcgccaccaccgtagtttgttttttaagtgtagAGGCTGTCCAAGAGGGACAACCAGGGGATGCAGCTCTGGTACTGGGCAGGATGGGAAGTGAGACCAGGAGGCAGGTGTTTTGGGGAAGCTCAGGGGAGCATGCTGACAGGCTGGCCAGGGACAATCGCCCTTGACATCACCTGCCATTTTATAACACCATGAAAAGCAAGGCCTCAGCTTGACCCAGATGACTCCAGGCATGCAGACCCAGGGGCAGGGACACTGAGGTCACCATGTGGTGGTCAGAGTCCCATCTTCCTCTGGGCTATTGGTATGTCATTTGAGATCAGTCGCAGCCAGGGGTCCTCTGGCTGGGTCAGCATGTCTGACCTTCCAAATCTCCCCTAAGGGAAGAGTTACAGAGGGGCCCTGATGTGGCCCCAAGCTCCATGATCCCAGTCACCAACATTGTCCCTCATGAGCAAGACCACCTCTTGTGTTGGGAGATACCTGTCCTTGAGACCACCCCGGGGTGTCCAGTAGCTTCCAGAGCCTGGTGTGGCTCCCAAGGCAGCATACGCTTCTTCTTCCCCTGGCTCACAGACTTGGGGCATTCTGTCGCTCACGGTGCCTCTCAAGGCTGGAGACGTGGGAATATTCCCTAGGGAGAAGCCAGggttccaccttttttttttttccttaaagatttatttatttattatgtatacagtgttctgtctgtgtgccagatctcattacagatggttgtgagccaccatgtggttgctgggaattgaactcaggacctctggaagagcagccagtgctcttaaccgctgagccatctctccagcccccgggtTCCACCTTTTGATGTGAGACACACCTCAGCCCTCTGACTCGGATATACAGATGTGGCCTCTTCCTGAAAGGACCCAGCTCATTCTGGAATCCTCCTCAGACGCTGGCTCCCGGATGTTAggacagatgggggaggggggactctCTAAAGTCTTGCCTGAGTCTCTGTTAACGTGGGATTGGAGCCAGGGCAGTTTGGAGGCTGAGCGCGGGGAGGAGGTCACGGAGGAGGACTGTGGGGAGAAAGAAGGCCTGCTGGGGACTCTAGTTCTCGTGAGAGCCAGGCCCTGAGGTGACAGCTTTCACAGaatgttctttgtattttctaatCTGAGGCTCCTTGGTTGAGACTTGCCAAAGCAGGCCGACAGCTTCAGGAATGTGCACTTGAAGTCTATGTCCTTGTATCCTAGACCTGACAGGCCGCAGGGGAGTCACCTCTTTCCCACCCCCTACCTCTGCTACTTAGAACAATGAAGGccacagaagcagcagctggagcGGGAGGGAACCCAGCCAAGCAGACCTGGCCAGCGCTCCCGCCATGTCCTTCATGGCTGTGTGGCCTCTAGAGACAGTCTCAGCCTCTCTGTGTGCTTGAGACCTCTTCTGAGATGACAGAGCCATgaaccttccccccccccacgccaTCCCCACCCCGCTGTGTCCCCCATTCCTGTACTGTTGGTGGAGCAGATAGGGCAGAGGTGCGGCCTTCTCCGGGGCTAGAGATGAAATCCTGTGCCCTGACCCACCCACACCCAGTGCCAGGTAGAGTGAGTGAAGAGGACTCCATCTGCCTTTCCCCCTTCCCAATCCAGCTGTTCCTCCGCCTCCCTTTCTGGCAtttacttccttcttcctttgggGTCCTTGCTCGGACTGCATGGGGAGGCCCGTCTCCATCCCAGGCTCTGCTTTGCCAAGTCACAGGACAATAGGAAGGAAAGTGAGCCTAAGACTGTGCCAGCCTGACTGCCCTGGGCCCTCCAGTTCCCGGGTAGAGCCTGTAGATCACTATCAGGGTCTCATAGACAGCCTACTTGATAAAATTCCCCAATCCCCACATAGTGCACCAGATGCTAACATGCTACATGGGGATGGCAGACACACCCAgagtcacataaataaaaatgaaataaaaaaaaatttagaaggaCCTGCCTAAtgttaggtgtggtggcatagatctttttgttttgttttgtggttttgtttttttttgttttttgttgttgttgttgttgtttttctgaaacagggtttctctgtgtagctctggctatcctggaactcactctgtagaccaggctagccttaaccTCAgatcacctgcttctgtctcccaagtgcagggattaaaagcctacccccacccccgcccccttctgtggcacagacctttaatcctagcaccaatTAGTGGAGCTCTATGAGCTCAGGGCTAACCtgctctacatggtgagttttaggtcagcctgagctacacagtaagactctgtttaaaaacaaaagatctgCCTGGTGGGCACAGGCAAGATGGGCATAAGTAGATTATGAGTCCTTTtgaggagaaagcagaaatcCTTGAGTGGTTCACTGTTGGAACAGGGCTGCCTGTGTATCACCATCAGCACTTGGGATGTTGTAAGTCCCATCCTCCCCCGGGTTCTGGCTGACATTTTTGCCCCTTTACCATCCTTGGTTTAGGTTCATAAGCTTCGGTTATGGAGTACACTGCAGGATAACTCCACCAGGCTGTTTGTGTGCTGCTAATACACAAAGTGCTCTGATTGTCCCCTGGATATCATGTGTGCACTCATGCGTGCATGTGCCCACACCCACACTTCTGAGGGAGTGAGGGCCTTGATTTCACATGAGTCTGAGGGTTACAGAGTTGCCTTCCAGCACAATTGGCCAAGATAAGAAAAGGTTGGGGACTGCTCAGTGGTTCAAAGCAccaactgctcttgcagaagaactctgcactcacatcaggtagctcataattgcctgtaactccagtttcaggagatctgataacctcttctggcctctgtgggcacctgcatacatgtgccCATACCCATCTCCccccccaccacccagcccctacagaattaaagatgaaaacgaatatcttttttttttttgagagtttttttgtgtagccctggctgtcctataactcactctgtagaccaggctggcctcaaactcacagatctctacttgcctctgccccagagtgctgggattaaaggcatgtggcccCCCTGCCTGGCTTACAatctttttgaaaagaaagaaaagtttcatCAATCTTGGACAATGAACTCAACCTtaggcaggaggagagggaatTCAGAGGGGCCGAGAACCGTCTATGATGACCTATGCTTGCAGTTTTGATACAGAAGGCATGTGTCCTCCCTAGAGAACATAGGGTTGCTTTCTCCTGAAGAACCAGGCAGGGTGAGGATACAGGCTGGGCCCAGACCACTTGGGCCTCTTCACAGTATTTCTCAGAGTGTGAGCTAGGAATGGACACCTCAGGACTGTTCTTTGtcgtgttcccccccccccccccccatatctgCAGTCTTGGGAATGAGGCCTGGGATCTGAGGATGGGATGCTGCTGCTAGATGTAACATTTATCCACTTgcttccattttttccttttgagaggTAGGTTGGATGAGTTAAGGCTCAGAGAATCTCACCGAACTTTACATGTGGTGAggtatttggtttggttttggtttttcaagatggggtttctctgtgtaacagccctggctgtcctaaaactcactttgtagaccaggctggcctcgaactcacagagatcca is from Peromyscus maniculatus bairdii isolate BWxNUB_F1_BW_parent chromosome 20, HU_Pman_BW_mat_3.1, whole genome shotgun sequence and encodes:
- the LOC102911390 gene encoding DNA dC->dU-editing enzyme APOBEC-3-like isoform X1 — protein: MQSQRVGPRAGMGPTCPGCRRRRPYSPIRNPIKLLYQRTFYFHFKNLRFANSRNNTFLCYEVNGMECDELVPLYQGVFRKEDDIHAEECFLDWFHGQVLEVLSPSKEYKITWYVSWSPCGSCAEQVARFLATHRNLSLAIFSSRLYYFWDPHYQHKLHRLIQAGAQIAAMDFPEFKKCWNTFVDNGGKSFRPWKKLKINFRFQDSKLWEILRNPVNLLREDIFNLQFNNGARVEPVQHRFYKRTTYLCYQLEQNDDQEPLKGCLQNKKGKHAEILFIDEMRSLELGQARITCYLTWSPCPNCAQKLAAFKKDHPDLVLRVYTSRLYFHWRRKYQEGLCAMWQSGIQVDVMDLPQFTDCWTDFVNPQRPFQPWNQLEKNSRCIQRRLRRIKESWGLQGLLNDFGNLQLGPPLP